In Spirochaetota bacterium, one genomic interval encodes:
- a CDS encoding glycine radical domain-containing protein: MWRDYIKNWHKLGIGHVQFNMIDNDTLYAAQTDPEMYSELLVRIAGYSAHFVEMNKIIQDVIIARNVQDF, encoded by the coding sequence TTGTGGAGAGACTATATAAAGAACTGGCATAAATTGGGTATTGGTCATGTTCAATTCAATATGATTGACAATGACACATTGTATGCAGCCCAGACGGATCCTGAAATGTATAGCGAATTGCTAGTTAGGATTGCCGGATATAGCGCGCATTTTGTTGAGATGAATAAGATAATACAGGATGTAATAATTGCCCGTAATGTGCAGGATTTCTAA